TGAGGGTGGGTAGGGGAAAGGACTGGTTGAGGGCGGTATAGCTTTCTTGAGGCATCCACACCCCTTGGTCGTCTAATAAGCCCACAGAGGCGTTTTGTGAGGGGTGATGTCCCGCAGGTGCGATCGCCACGGCAACGGGATGTCTTTCGGTGACTTGAACGGTGAGGCGAGGGGGGAATAATTGGCGGTTGACTCTAGCCGCCGCAATGGGGCCTTTGGCTTCTAGAGTGTTAGCAATGTTGTAGGGTTCGAGGCGAAATAAAGATTGGGGATAGTCGATGGGGAGTAGCGAACGGATCGCTTGGGTGGAAAGAAACTGGTTTCCGGCGATCGCAACTTGTTCGGACTGGCGAATCACCCAACCGGGAAGGGTTGTCACCCAAACGACTCCCCCGGCAATGCCACTGACAACGGCACTGCGCCAAATGGTTTGTACGATCTTAATCCGTCGGCTTTTGCGAAGATGCTGTCGTCGAGTTGCCAAGTCTGCCTGCGTAACTGAAGTAATCATGATAGTTGCTGTTTACAGGCTCCTAAGACTAAAATCCGTAATTTTTTCAGTCCGTGGAGTTGGAACTGAGGCAGTCAGATTATAGCGAACGTCCTCGCTCCCTGTTGCCCCCATCTTAGGCTCGAATCTTTTGATTCGGCTTAGGGGATGTCACCCATTGGGGGATGTACCCATTTAATCTCGGCGTTGTTCGTAGTCTTCAGCCGTGGCGGGGTCGAGTTCCGAACGATTGCGATCGCGTCTCTCTAAGGTATCGTTAATTCGTAAGGGTTGGCGGTCGTCCATTTCGACGCCGACGGTGGCGGCTATTTCTTCAACCACATCTTGATCGGGGGTGGGGGTGGTACCGCCAGGGGACTCTTCGCCGACGACGGCGGCTTGGTAGCGGTTATTATCCAGTTCTCCGGCGGGAGTTGCGTCTGCTGCGCTTAAGTCAGCGTCAAACTGAGACATATTTTCAGCCATGCCGGTATTGCGATCGCTAATTCCTTGACGATAGGTTTCGTCTGCCATCATTCAATCTCCTAAATTTTCATCCACAGCATAGCGCGATCGATAGGGGAATTAAGTCTAACTCAGGAGCGAAAAACGAGTATAGCAAAGTGCTGTTGCGCGGTTCTTGGTGCGAAGCAGTGTGCTGTAGCTTGCTTGGTGCGTAGCGGTGTTAAAACCGAGTGAGTCTCACGCTTTGAGCAGTTCAAATGGAGTACAGCCCTAAAAAAAGAACTGGCTTGCACCAGTTCTAATTCTTGCATGAGGTATCCTAGGTTTTCTTTCAATTAGGAATTCATCAAAACTAGAATTTTAAGTTTCCCTTAGATATCAGAACCGCCTTTGGGTTCAGCGCCCATTCCCATTACTGAATCGCGTAAGAAGGTGATTTGCTGATTGAAATCAAATCCTTTCAGTTGTTCCAACAATTCATCGCCAGCCTCTGCCATTTCATAGTTGGGGGGCATAGGAACAATGATTTGCGATTCCATTCCTTGAGAGAGGCGATACCAGAATAATAACTTGGTATTATCGCTGAAAGAACCGTACTCTCTACAGATGAGCGTGTCAGCGTTGTTAACCAAATCGCGCATAACTTGGAGTTGTTCGTCGTGCGATTTCTCTTTGACTTGGTTGAACAAACCTTCAGCAATTTCAGGAGCGGCGGAACCCGGTGCAGCCGGGGTAATGGACTCGCCCATTTCGGTGTAAACAAACCATAAAAAGGCTAACCGATCGTCTACACTTAGAGAGTTGAATTTCTGTAAGGCTTTTTGATTGGGATCGGTATTAATAGAGGTCATAAGGTCTCCAGGACTTTGGTTTTTTCTTGAATTTTGCTAATTTCTAAATCAATTTAAGTGACTTAAAAGCAGCAACTTTAAGTTGTCTGTGTGCAAATTAACAAAAGTAACAAACTTAAGAAAACCTACCGGAGATAGAGGTCTGATAAATGAGTTATCTCTACCTTATGAATGATGGAAAAACCTGTAAAGTGAATAGGAGACTCTCAAAACGGTATTGAGCGAACTGTTTCAATTCATAAGTTTGTCAATTGGGTTGATCTAAACCGCTTTCTGCGATTGATAACGCTGCCACTCCTGTTGCAGAAACTTACCCCATTCAGCCGCCAGAGAGAGTTCTGTAAACGGAACTTGAATCGAAGCTTGCGGGATAGGTAGGATAAATTCTAGAGCAACTTGCTTAAAAGAGCCGTTTAGCTCGCTATTCCAGTCTAAGGGTTGGCGATCGCCAAGCAGACGAATTCCTTGCACATTGCTCAAAGAAAACGTCTCTAAATCTACAGGCCCTTGGCGCGTCGGCTTTCCCCAGGTTAGTTCGCTGCCTTTTTGACCTAGAACGGCATAGATATCGTACTTTGCCCGGTCGAACTGCATCGCCCACTGGCGGTAAGCTTCCACCTTCTGGTAATCATTCCATCCCGCCCAGGCTAACCCAAAAAAGGCGATTAACAACGGCAACCACAGTAATCCTCTTTCCATCGTCGCTCAAACCCGTCCCTGCTTCTCTATCGTGGCACGATTTTTCCAGCACAATCCTTAATCGGACGAATTGATTGAGTAGTCCTTCTTGAAGGATTTCAAACGCACCCGATCCAAATCTGTCGGATGACCCTTTTTGTGGGTTATCGTGGAATCCAAGCGAGCAACCTAGGCGATGCGGACATGAGAAAATTTTTCCTCACTTGTTTATTTGTGATAGGACTAGGCTTTGCCCTATTCAGCTATCCCGGATTGTCGAACAAAGGCGAGTTTGACTCGATTGTACTAGACTTTCGGGAAGAAAAAGCCGAACAGATTAGCCCGAAACTCCAAGAAATTGCTCAAGAGTTTGGGGTCAAACCCCGACTCAATAGCGAATTTTCCCAAGCGGACAACGTTTATATCGTAGAGGGCGATCGCGCTTTGCTGCAAAACCTGAGACAATCGGGCTTGCAGAAGTACACCGAATATATTGAACCCAACTACATTTATACGCTGAACGCCGTTCCCAACGACCCAGACTATCCCAAACAGTGGAACCTCCGCAGTATTAATGTAGAAGCGGCTTGGGATGAAACCCACGGTCAGGGCGTCACCGTCGCCGTCATCGACACGGGTGTCAGTCGCGTTCCCGACCTCAAAGATACTAAATTTGTCAAAGGTTACGATTTCGTCAACGACCGCATCGCCGCCGATGATGACGCCGGACATGGAACCCACGTCGCCGGAACCATCGCCCAATCCACTAATAATGGTTATGGGGTTGCTGGAATTGCCTACGAAGCCCAAATTATGCCCCTAAAGGTTTTAGGCGCAAGTGGCGGCGGAACTGTTGCCGATATTGCCGAAGCGATTAAATTTGCCGCCGATAATGGTGCAGATGTGATCAACATGAGTTTGGGTGGCAGCGGTGAAAGCCAACTCATGCAAGAAGCCATCGAATACGCCTATCAAAAAGGGGTTGTGGTTATTGCAGCAGCGGGTAATTCTAATCAGAATTCAGCCAGCTACCCCGCCCGCTATCCTCGCGTCATTGGCGTTTCAGCGCTAGATTCCGCAGGTGACAGGGCCCCTTATTCTAACTTTGGCGCGGGTGTAGATATTTCTGCACCGGGGGGTTATATGAATGAAGAAAACCCCGCAGGCGGTATTTTACAAAATACCATTGACCCAGAAACCGGACAGCCCATTTTTGCCGCTTATCAGGGAACCAGTATGGCCGCGCCTCACGTAGCGGGGGTTGCAGCGTTGCTGAAAGCGTCGAATATTGAGAGTCCCGATGAAATTGCCAATATCTTAAAAGAAGCCTCTCGTAAGGTTGCAGAAGACCCCTTAAACCATTTTGGGGCGGGTCATTTGGATGCTGCTGCTTCAGTGAAGTTGGCCTTGCGCGGTCAAATTACCTTTAAGGATTTCTTCCGGTGGTTGCGGGATAATGGCTATCTCAATCCTCGTTTTTGGATTGATGGTGGCGCGATCGCGCTTTTGCCTAAAATTGGGATGGTGCTCGGATCGTACCTACTCGCCTGGTTGCTGCGAAACTACTTCCCCTTCGGTTGGAGTTGGTCGTTAGCCAGCGGCTTAGTTGCAGGTAGCAGCGGTTTATTCTTCCTGCAAGGCTTCTATCTATTTGATGTGCCGCAATGGCCTTTCCGGATGATGGGGAGTTCCATTCCAGAGTTAGGGAACACCGTTATCGGGAGTACCGCTTTAAACCCCATCTTTGCTAGCGTTCTAATTCCCGCCGTTCTCATTGTCCTCTTCTTGGGTCATCCCAGTTGGAAATGGTTCGCCATTGGTTCAGCTTTGGGTGTAGCGAGTTGCTTATTCATTAGCGCCGCTATTGACCCGGCTATGATGTGGTTAGGCGGAGGTTGGTTAGCCCGTGGCTTCCTGGTTATCAACGCGCTACTCTGTTTTGGGTTAGCCCGTTTAGCGGTTAGTGGAGAGCAAAAACTGGCATGATTGTAACTGGAACGATTGAAAAGAAAGGCTTTGGTCCCGGTACTTGGGCGTTAGTCAGCGCGGATAAGACTTATGAACTCAAGGATGCCCCTTCTGAGTTGAAAAAAGAAGGTTTGAAGGTATCAGTAGAAGGAGAAGTTCGCGATGATGTCATGACTTTCGCAATGATTGGCCCGGTTCTCCAGGTTAGTTCGTTCAAGGTTATCGATTAAAGATTAGGGGGCAAATGCCCCCTTTTTTCTGGATAATATAAGGTGAGGAGAAATACAGCATTTTTCAGGTTCGTGAAGTATACTTTCTTCAAAGTCCCCCTTACTAAGGGGGATTTAGGGGGATCGGGCCGTATCTCATCCAATCAAAAAACACTATATTAGGTTTGGTCAAAACTAACACGCTGATAGATATCTTGAAAGGGAATTTCTAAAGGGATAGATTTGAGGGATAAAATTGCAGATTCGCCTTCATATTCGCTAAATAACCACTGCCCATTACTTTGTTTAAAAAACTGTTCGATCTGAAAACTATATTGATCGACTAAAAGATATTCTTGAAAACCAGGTACTGAACGATAGTAGCGAAATTTATCGCGTCGATCGTAGTTGTCTGTAGAATTAGATTTAACTTCAATAATTAAAATCGGGTTAGTAATGGTTATGGTTCCTTTTCCTTCGTAAATAGGTTCGCCCCGAATTACCATGACATCAGGATAGACGTAACAGCGATATTGGGAAATCCATAAACGTACATCACCGATAAAGGCTTCATACTCTCCTCCATTCAGC
The sequence above is drawn from the Desertifilum tharense IPPAS B-1220 genome and encodes:
- a CDS encoding cell division protein FtsQ/DivIB, with translation MITSVTQADLATRRQHLRKSRRIKIVQTIWRSAVVSGIAGGVVWVTTLPGWVIRQSEQVAIAGNQFLSTQAIRSLLPIDYPQSLFRLEPYNIANTLEAKGPIAAARVNRQLFPPRLTVQVTERHPVAVAIAPAGHHPSQNASVGLLDDQGVWMPQESYTALNQSFPLPTLKIVGKPDTYRSHWREVYQIIHRSPIQITSIDWQDTNNLKLDTELGVIHLGPYSPKFEQQIKTLDQMRQLSERVNPAQIAYIDLKNPAAPMLQLR
- a CDS encoding DUF6335 family protein, which produces MADETYRQGISDRNTGMAENMSQFDADLSAADATPAGELDNNRYQAAVVGEESPGGTTPTPDQDVVEEIAATVGVEMDDRQPLRINDTLERRDRNRSELDPATAEDYEQRRD
- a CDS encoding orange carotenoid protein N-terminal domain-containing protein, whose product is MTSINTDPNQKALQKFNSLSVDDRLAFLWFVYTEMGESITPAAPGSAAPEIAEGLFNQVKEKSHDEQLQVMRDLVNNADTLICREYGSFSDNTKLLFWYRLSQGMESQIIVPMPPNYEMAEAGDELLEQLKGFDFNQQITFLRDSVMGMGAEPKGGSDI
- a CDS encoding S8 family peptidase — protein: MRKFFLTCLFVIGLGFALFSYPGLSNKGEFDSIVLDFREEKAEQISPKLQEIAQEFGVKPRLNSEFSQADNVYIVEGDRALLQNLRQSGLQKYTEYIEPNYIYTLNAVPNDPDYPKQWNLRSINVEAAWDETHGQGVTVAVIDTGVSRVPDLKDTKFVKGYDFVNDRIAADDDAGHGTHVAGTIAQSTNNGYGVAGIAYEAQIMPLKVLGASGGGTVADIAEAIKFAADNGADVINMSLGGSGESQLMQEAIEYAYQKGVVVIAAAGNSNQNSASYPARYPRVIGVSALDSAGDRAPYSNFGAGVDISAPGGYMNEENPAGGILQNTIDPETGQPIFAAYQGTSMAAPHVAGVAALLKASNIESPDEIANILKEASRKVAEDPLNHFGAGHLDAAASVKLALRGQITFKDFFRWLRDNGYLNPRFWIDGGAIALLPKIGMVLGSYLLAWLLRNYFPFGWSWSLASGLVAGSSGLFFLQGFYLFDVPQWPFRMMGSSIPELGNTVIGSTALNPIFASVLIPAVLIVLFLGHPSWKWFAIGSALGVASCLFISAAIDPAMMWLGGGWLARGFLVINALLCFGLARLAVSGEQKLA
- a CDS encoding Uma2 family endonuclease; this translates as MSVQVEKRYYTREEYLALEEAAEYKNEYYDGEIIPMTGGTTNHNRISGNFYRKFPLTLNGGEYEAFIGDVRLWISQYRCYVYPDVMVIRGEPIYEGKGTITITNPILIIEVKSNSTDNYDRRDKFRYYRSVPGFQEYLLVDQYSFQIEQFFKQSNGQWLFSEYEGESAILSLKSIPLEIPFQDIYQRVSFDQT